The Clostridiisalibacter paucivorans DSM 22131 genome contains the following window.
AATATAAACTTAAAGATTAAACGTGGAGAATTTTTATGTGTTTTGGGACCATCTGGATGTGGAAAGAGTACATTACTCAAAACCCTTGCAGGATATATTAAACCTACAAGTGGAGTATGTCTTATGCAGGGGGAGCCTATAACAGGGCCTGATTGGCATAGGGGGGTTGTGTTTCAATCTCCAACTTTATATCCATGGATGAATGTAAAAGATAATGTGGAATTCGGTCCTAAGATGAGGGGTCTTCCTCCAAAGGAAATAGAAGAGATTAGAAACCATTTTTTAGAACAGGTTAAGCTAACTGGATTTAGTGAAAAGGCTACATTTGAGCTTTCGGGAGGCATGAAGCAGAGAGTAGCACTTGCAAGGGTTCTAGCCAATTATCCTCAAGTGATACTGATGGATGAACCTTTCGGTGCTTTAGATGCATTAACCAGAGTAAATATGCAGTCATTAATACGCTATATTTGGAGAGAAAATAATAGTACTATTCTTT
Protein-coding sequences here:
- a CDS encoding ABC transporter ATP-binding protein; the encoded protein is MVNEREQEILMEIQNLKSVYGTNGDSILALDNINLKIKRGEFLCVLGPSGCGKSTLLKTLAGYIKPTSGVCLMQGEPITGPDWHRGVVFQSPTLYPWMNVKDNVEFGPKMRGLPPKEIEEIRNHFLEQVKLTGFSEKATFELSGGMKQRVALARVLANYPQVILMDEPFGALDALTRVNMQSLIRYIWRENNSTILLITHDIDEALLLATRIVIMSKRPGKILKEFNVDFTHTIFEDESKHIIYNEEYYKVKNEILDIINSQIEE